A region of Vigna radiata var. radiata cultivar VC1973A chromosome 10, Vradiata_ver6, whole genome shotgun sequence DNA encodes the following proteins:
- the LOC106774422 gene encoding protein ROOT PRIMORDIUM DEFECTIVE 1: MIFNFKKSTVKAVKLSYKYKVQSLPFLNFQRYSYVNVYMKWKKDSYFDSIEHIHESIQLKPIIALKNCIVRDPNGCIPISTVSKRGLELDVPMKVARFLRQYPSIFEEFTGPKYNLPWFRLTPEAAEIDKDEKRVYEECRVELKARLKKMILMTRENVLPLKIIQGMQWYLGLPNDFLQYPEQNLDESFKFVEMEDGLKGLTLDSGEKIYSAMEKNAMKRGLYTGGPMEAIEFPLYPSKGLRLRTKIENWLHEFQKLPYISPYDDIPSFDRNSDIVEKRLVGVLHELLSLFVEHSAERKKLFCLKKYFGLPQKVHKAFERHPHMFYLSFRNKTCTVILKEAYRSNSAIEKHPLLRVRKKYIKLMKESEVILRNRRVKNRFYNCNAELDLDSNNLNERGHDMTSCSLEQVM, encoded by the coding sequence ATGATTTTCAACTTTAAGAAATCTACAGTCAAAGCAGTTAAACTCTCCTATAAATACAAGGTCCAGAGTCTTCCCTTCTTGAACTTCCAGAGGTACAGTTATGTGAATGTGTATATGAAATGGAAAAAGGATTCATACTTTGACTCAATTGAGCACATCCATGAGTCCATTCAGCTCAAGCCTATCATTGCCCTGAAAAACTGCATTGTCCGGGATCCCAATGGGTGCATTCCTATCTCCACAGTGTCAAAGAGGGGGTTAGAGTTAGATGTGCCCATGAAGGTTGCAAGATTTCTGAGGCAATATCCGTCCATCTTTGAGGAGTTTACTGGTCCCAAATACAATCTTCCTTGGTTCAGGTTGACACCGGAAGCTGCTGAGATTGACAAGGATGAGAAGAGAGTATATGAAGAATGCAGAGTGGAGTTAAAGGCcaggttgaagaagatgataTTGATGACCAGAGAGAATGTGCTACCTTTGAAGATAATTCAAGGGATGCAGTGGTATTTGGGGTTGCCTAATGATTTTCTGCAGTACCCTGAGCAAAATCTTGATGAATCTTTCAAGTTTGTAGAGATGGAAGATGGATTGAAAGGGTTGACTCTTGACAGTGGAGAAAAGATTTATTCTGCAATGGAGAAAAATGCCATGAAAAGAGGTTTGTACACTGGGGGTCCAAtggaagccattgaatttccACTTTACCCATCAAAGGGTTTACGGTTGAGgacaaaaattgaaaactgGTTACATGAATTTCAGAAGCTTCCTTATATTTCACCTTATGATGATATTCCAAGCTTCGATCGAAATAGTGACATAGTTGAGAAAAGACTTGTAGGAGTTCTTCATGAACTACTTTCCCTTTTTGTTGAGCATTCAGCCGAGAGGAAGAAGTTGTTTTGCCTCAAGAAGTATTTTGGTTTGCCACAGAAAGTGCATAAAGCGTTTGAGCGACATCCCCATATGTTTTATCTATCTTTCAGGAACAAAACCTGTACAGTCATTCTAAAGGAAGCTTACAGAAGTAACTCGGCTATTGAGAAGCATCCTCTATTGAGGGTAAGGAAGAAGTACATCAAGTTGATGAAGGAATCAGAAGTGATTTTAAGGAACAGGAGGGTGAAGAATCgattttataattgtaatgCAGAATTGGATTTAGATTCAAATAATCTAAATGAAAGGGGACATGATATGACAAGTTGCTCTTTGGAACAGGTTATGTGA